A stretch of Pristis pectinata isolate sPriPec2 chromosome 26, sPriPec2.1.pri, whole genome shotgun sequence DNA encodes these proteins:
- the LOC127583198 gene encoding 60S ribosomal protein L39-like, which yields MPSHSTLWIKCFLSKKMNQKQPIPQWMCMKVRYNSKRRYWRRTKLGLLKNSPSLPHLQQPICIFY from the coding sequence ATGCCATCCCACAGCACCTTGTGGATCAAATGCTTTCTCAGCAAGAAGATGAACCAGAAGCAGCCAATCCCACAGTGGATGTGCATGAAAGTCAGGTACAACTCCAAGAGGAGATACTGGAGAAGGACTAAACTGGGCTTGCTGAAAAATTCGCCATCATTACCACACTTGCAACAGCCAATCTGTATCTTCTACTGA